TTTCCAAAAAAAGACCTTTGACTCTCTCTGCTTGACATTGTTAAATGACACCACAGTGTTTGGACACACCCATTACAGGTAATAAACTTGCATAGACATATAGACGCGTATAAAAAATACGCACTGCCATAACATACAAAACAAGCGTAAAAAGTACGACAAAGCAATTACCTCCAAATTATGTTTTTTATGTCGCAATTGAAAACAGAAATAACTACTAGAAAAAAGGTTTGCAATACAGGATTTAGCACCTGAGATTACAGCAACCTTGTCATATGATGGGCCTGAAACATCAGCGCGCAAGACAACCTTGATCTGGAAGGCATTATCCGGTACGTAAATagcagaataaaaaaaaatttgaagacagAAGTGACAATTCACAGCCTTTATCAAGATTTAGTCATCACATCAGGAAATCCATCCAAGTATTGCAAGCCAGGATAAGTTTCAACCAAGCCCTCAATGAACTCAGTCACaacatctgcaagagaaaccaTCGGAGCTAAGATAAGAAGCAAGTTTCACATAACATGAATTGTAAATAGGTTCATCAGGAgcttaaaaagaaaagccacGCGGGGCCATCAAAAGTTTCCGAACTGCAAAATCAAGGGTAATTCATACAAGTTTCACTCCCATATTATAATCCGCGCCAAGCACTTTAGTTGTCAATTTGAACAGATAGCGCATCATCAATTTGAGCAGATAGCGCATCATATAGTTATATTCAATTCTACCGGCTAACTGTTGAACCAAAGGTTTGGGTTTGATTCTGTGGCACGTCCCTCATTTTCAAGTCATGGCAGGATCTCACGGTCACAGCAGTAAAATTTGCGACTTAGCAACGGACCGTCAACTAAAAGAAGAGCGAAGGAAATAAAGGAAAACGAGGACCCCATTGCAAGAATTCATAGTTACAGGAAACAAATTTCTCAATTGAGCAGAGGACCACCAGTAGGTGCAAAACAAAGGAAATAAGGACGACACACGTAATTCCACCACCTTAAAATGACCCGAACAGGGGAGCAGGGTAACCAATTCAATTAAACGCCCGAAACTATCATTTCCTAATGGTGTTACAAGAAAGCCATCTTACGACCTTCGCGCTCGATAGGTGGATCACAacgagaaaacaaaaaaagacaaagaaataatcgccaaagaaacaaaatccaaagaagaggaaggaattcgGCTCACAAAAACTCAAAGACCACCGGGAAACCAAAAGACGAACAGAGACGGAGAGAAACCGAACACAGAAGGAAACAAACGGACCGTTGGGATCGTTAATAAGCTTCTTCCCCTGGTACGACATATCAAAGACCAAGATTTCCCTCCTCCAGACCGCGTGAACTGACAGAGAGAAAAGTGTCCACGAGAAATCCAAAGAAACAGAGAATCAAGAAAGCCCCGTTCATCGGAAGACGCGGCAGTGGAAGAGAAGAAACGGACGGTAGAGGACAAGACAATGGACGGTAACTTGCAAACGTAGTGGCGGGAAGCGATTTGTCCTTCGTATATAATATTACGTTAAAGCCCTCGACTTATCCTCGAAATAGCTACCTTGTCCCTACTTATTTTGGTTGCCTTTCTTGTCCTTTTTGCTACTGATAAGGACGAACATGCCACTTGGGTCGGTGGGCTTAAAGCTGGGCATGGGACTGGCCCACCTTGATGAGGAATCGTGCTCGAGTTCGTGTTCCGGTTCAGGTCAGGTCATAGCTCATAATATTAAAAGGAGATagttttaatatgaaataatatgtaaatataatttattataatatatatatataattattaaataatattaaatataagttatcgaCAAAATTTAAGGAGGACACAAGTTTTCTAATTTTCTCGACGGACGAAGACTTTAGTTTAGGATGGCAATAGAAAGGTGCggtttaataatttattttttaaaacactaTATACAGTGATCatatttttaatgattttaaatTCGAGTTCGAGTGTAAGATACTAGcagctttaaaaaaattattccatGAAGtcagaaagttttttttttttggctgaaaataagagaatttaaaagatGTGAAGGCCTTTCTCAAGACTATGGTCACTGGACAAAATCAGGCcacaattttattttacttctatTAATAAAGAAATGCCTGGCCTCGTGGAGGCAGCCGCTACTTCCCACGAAGTTAAACAAGCGGGATTCCTTTTCGTACATTCACTCTCTCACTCAGTCTCTCTTTATCGTGTTCATTGGCGGGGCAATGCCGCGGTATGGATGCCCTGGTTCTTCGATTTGCTGTTTGTGATGCAAATCGTAAGATCCATCATCACTCTGCTTCCTCCCCTCCCCTCTTGCTCTCTCACAGCTGCTCCAGGGCTGGAGGTCGCCGTCTTTCGGGTGCCGAGCGGCGGACGAAGGCGTCGTAAGTGTTGCTTTTTCTGCCTCTAATCCTTCCTTACGGGTTCTCTTTCTAATTTCACGAATTGCTTGCGCTCTGACTGTTGGCTCTTTTGTCTGGGTGATTTATCGGCTAAAAGTAGTAGTTCGgaataggattttttttttctttttaatgttaagGTTCGGATTAAGTCCATTCTAATTCCATGCCGGGATTAGATTTGCGTTGCCAATTTGACATTCATGTTGTTGACAGCTGGAAATGCATTGGGCGTTTGCGTTTGATGAATAATGTGCAACCCCATACGTTCATAACCTTTGATTTCCTACTCAGAAAGGCCTCCCGATTCATGTTAGCACCATCACGGAAACACCTTTTTGAGTTATGAACCACAGTTGTATTGTAGTGTGATAATTCTAATGGAATCCTCCTGCTTCAGGTTCTTCCTGCGCAAGGCAGTGACCGCTATGCAATTAATTATGCCTCTTGCGGAGATTGGCATTTTCGGGAA
Above is a window of Nymphaea colorata isolate Beijing-Zhang1983 chromosome 8, ASM883128v2, whole genome shotgun sequence DNA encoding:
- the LOC116259711 gene encoding uncharacterized protein LOC116259711 isoform X3; this encodes MDALVLRFAVCDANRKIHHHSASSPPLLLSHSCSRAGGRRLSGAERRTKASWKCIGRLRLMNNVQPHTFITFDFLLRKASRFMFFLRKAVTAMQLIMPLAEIGIFGKSYDRISGCSFRSWIFKPSLVKGNLKFIAVPTEVHGKSGKRNLHGSEIGPA